The following is a genomic window from Nitrospira sp..
CAACGTACGCTCTTCGTAATTCGGCCTTGGTGCAGGTGCATCATCGACAAAATGATGCAGTCGTCTCATTGCCCTGAGGCAGCGGGCTGATTACGATTTTGCATGGGATCGAAGAGGGGTACCCTTCCATTCGCAGGAAGATCGGCCAAACAAAGGAGGGTTTACCATGAGGGAGAGGCGACATAGGACCACATTCGTCACGGTACCGGGGATCATGGCGGCTCTGGTGCTGGCGGGCCTGGGGCAGGATGGCCTGTATGCCCAAGCGCCAGGAATGAGTGCGCCGCCGTCCAAGGTGGAGATCACCATCAAGGATCGGCAGCATGGCTATGAGACGGTGGGGCTCACGATGCCGTCGCACGATACGACCATCGTGGTCCGAAACCAGGACACCGTGACGCATGGGTTTGCGTCGAAACTGTTCAAGGATCTGGCGGTTCGTGTGGAAGGCGGGGTCGAGGCCCGCGGTAGAAACTTCAGGTCGTTCCATGTGGAGCCGGGACAGGTCATGACGCTCCACTTCTCGACCGCACCCTCGAAGTTCGATCCGGCCACCGGCATTGCCGAAAGCATGCGGCATGCACTCTGGTGCGACATCCATCCGGAAGTGAAGGGGGAACTGTATGTCATTGAAACCCGCGGCGAAGTCGGAGGCGGCTGATGGATTGTTCGAAGGGGGCCTGGGGCACATGGGGAAATCATGAAGCGGCCGTTGCGGGTCAACGTGACCTCGGAGGCTACGGTGAGGGGCCGGGGCAGCACGGCGCAATTCGACGGACGCACGAACGTTGTGAGCGAGGCCTTTCACTTCTTCTGCCCGTTGTGCAGAGGGGACGATCCGCATGGTCCATGTCGGGGTACCATCCGGACGGTGCCGTAGGAGGTCAGCGGCGTATTCTGGGTAAGGAGGGATGAGCCATGAAACATACGCTCATTTCACGCCGGGGGAGGGTGGCGGTCATATGGTGCCTCCTCGTGATGCTGATCCCAGTGAGAACGATCGCGATGGTTGTCGGTTCGGAAGGCTGGGTAGATCAATTGACCGGATTCGTCGTGACGCAGGAAGAAATCGCTCGAGCAAGCAGTGAGCCGGGATCGTTCGATCCCTATGTCGGGCAAGTCACACTGGTGCGAGGTCTCTACGACCGAGGTGATTGGAAGGGTGCATATATGGCGATGAATCGCTTGATGGACATGTTGGAAAGCCGGGAGGGTGGTATCAGCGCCGGAGCGGCGGATGCGATCTGGAATTACTGTTACGAAGTCACGCCGCCGGCGTTGCATGACGTCAAGCGCCATCGACAGTGGTGGGACAAGACCGTCAACTGGGAGCAGTTTTTCTGGGAGGAGTGAAGAAGTCGCGTCAGGGCGGGAATGCCCCGGTCTTTTCACGAGGCCCGTTTCACAGGCGGCACAGGGGGGCGGTTGCGTCGTGTCATATCTTGAGCAATACGGGTTGAGGCCTGGCCTTCTGACCCTGGCAAACGGTAATCTATCGGGAGCATGACACGGAGCGACAAAGTTCGGACAAACGATGCCTCCAAGCAGGGTCAGGCCTTTGCGAGGCTACTCCAGAACGAATCCGCCTTTCGCGCCTTCTTGAGGCGCCGGCTGAACGACGACGCCATTGCGGAAGACCTGCTTCAGCAGAGCCTGCTCAGGGCCGTCGAACACCAACACACAATCCACAACAACGAGAATATCGTGGCCTGGTTCTACCGCGTGCTTCGCAACACGGTCACGGACTACTATCGAGCCCGAGCAGCTGAGACGCGAAAGAACGATGGTTTTTTTCAGGAGTTGAACGCGATGGGCGAACAGCTCGTCCCTTCGCCCGATGCGATGAGGCCGACGGTGTGCGCATGTCTGGAGCGACTCATTCCCACGATCAGGCCGGCCTATGCCGAACTGCTGCGGCGTGTCGACCTTCAGGGTGAGCCGCTCGATGTCGTGGCGCAAGACTTGAAATTGACCAAGAATAACCTCACCGTCCGACTCCATCGGGCGCGCCAAGCCCTCCGCGCCGCGCTGGAAGCCTCCTGCGGTCTGTGCACGAAACACGGCTGTCTCAACTGTACCTGCGAATGATGTGATTCAGAGGTCATCCGACGGCCACGTCATGCCTCGATCGTCCGGCATTCCAACCCCTTGAAGGTCTGTTTCATTCCGCCTCCGGCTGTTGCTGAATGGTCCTTTCCCCTGACAATGTTCGTGCCTCAATTCTCAATGTCCCTGGTTCGACGTCTCGGTTCTCGTATGCCGTTCCTCATGTCCCATGCCCAGCGCTGTAATAATTCGGGTGTGCCTCCGTCTAGAGAGACGACAGAGCGGTCCGATCGAGCATGGTGTTCGATCGAGAACCGTTCGGCAACCAAGGAGGCGCACCATGGAAGATTTGATCCTGAAAATTGACGGGATGACCTGCGGGCACTGCGTCGGGCAGGTCACGAAGGCGCTGACTCAACTCGACGGCCTGCAGGTGAAAACCGTGAAGATCGGCGAAGCGGTGGTTGCCTACGACCGGCGGGAGATCACACCGGCGGACATCGCGCGAGCCGTGAACGAGGCGGGGTATGGGGCGGAGCCTGCCGGGAGGGCGGCATGAACCAGGCGGGATTGTCGGAACAGGCAGGCACATCTTCACCGGAGCAGGCCGGTCCCCTCATCACCATAGATCGAGCGCGCCCTGTTGCTACGGTCGGGACGAAGGCGTCCGTCCTGTCGGGGCTTCGAAAGGTGGCCATCCCGGTCCAGGGCATGACCTGCGCCGCTTGTCAAAGCCGCGTTCAGCGGGTCTTGCAGGCGGAAGCCGGGGTCGTCGATGCGTCCGTCCACCTCCTGTTGAAGCAGGCCGTCGTCACCTACGATGCCGCCGTCACTTCCGAGGCTTCGTTGGTCGAGGCGATCAACCGTACGGGATACGAAGCGAAGCCTGCAGCCCGGGCGCAAGCCTCGTTCGATGAACAGGAGGCGCAGGACCTGACACAGGAGGAGGAGTATCGTGCCCTGCGGCGCAAGGCCCTCTGGAGCGGAGCCGCCGGTTTGTTGGCCATGCTCTTGTCCATGCCGCTGATGGCGGGACACGAGTCGGACGGCCATACAGGGGAATTCTTCCTGCCGCTGATGAGGCAGACGGCATCCTGGTTGTCGTTCGCGACTCCGGCCGTCTGGTCCTACCTATTGATGATCTTGACGGTTGCGGTGATGGCTTCGACGGGGCGACATTTTTACCTACGGGCCTGGTCCGCCTTCCGACATGGCGCAGCCGATATGAATACGTTGATTGCCGTGGGAACCGGCGCGGCCTTTTCTTATTCGGCCCTGGCGACAATGGTTCCGGAATTCTTTCTGAACCACGGAGTCCGACCGGACGTCTATTACGAAGCCGTGGTCATGATCATCGCCTTGATCCTGACCGGCCATACGCTGGAGGCTCGTGCCAAGCGGCAGACTTCGCTTGCGCTGAGACATCTGATCGCGCTGCAACCCAAGGTCGCTCGAGTGCTGCGAGGGGAGATCGAAAGCGATGTGCCGCTCGACGAGGTACGGAGCGGAGACATCGTGGTCGTGCGGCCTGGAGAACGGCTTGCGGTGGACGGCGACATTGTGTCCGGCGCAAGTACGGTCGATGAATCCATGTTGACCGGCGAAGCCATGCCGGTGGAGAAACAGGCGGGAGACCGCGTCATCGGCGGCACGATCAACAGGTCAGGCGCGTTCCGCTATCAAGCGACGACGGTGGGAGCGGAGAGCGTTCTGGCCCATATCGTCAAGCTGATACGGGAGGCGCAGGGCTCACGGGCTCCGATTCAGAAACTGGCCGACCAGGTCAGCGCCGTCTTCGTGCCGATCGTGATGACCATGTCGCTCACCACGTGGGTGGTCTGGTTTGTTGCGGTGGATCAGGCGTCGGCCGTGCAAGCCTTCGCCGCGGCGGTCGCGGTTCTGATCATTGCCTGCCCTTGCGCCATGGGACTCGCGGTGCCGACCGCGCTGATGGTGGCGACCGGCAGGGGAGCCGAGCAGGGTATCCTGATCAAGGGGGGAGAAGCGCTGCAGCGGGCCGCCGGGATTACCACGGTCGTGCTCGACAAGACCGGAACCATCACGGAGGGGAAACCGTCGGTCACCGAGGTGATGACGACCGAAGACGGTGCGTGGTCTGATCGTGATCTGCTCCGATTGGTCGGCTCGCTGGAAGTCTCTTCGGAACATCCGGTGGCGGAGGCAATGGTGCGTGCGGCAAGGGAACTGATGCTTCCTTTGGCAGAGGCGGAATCCTTTCAGTCTTTTGCCGGGCGCGGTGCCGCCGCGGTGGTGGAGGGCCACGCGATTCTTGTCGGCAACGAAGGCTTGATGGAAGACTATGCGGTGCCGACGGCGAGTTTTCGCGCAAAGGCACAGCAGCTGGCCGGAGCGGGAAAGACGCCGTTATATGTGGCCGTCAACGGCAAGCCGGCCGGGCTCATTGCCGTGGCGGACCCAGTCAAGGCGACGTCGCGCGAGGCGATAAGCCGGCTCAAACACATGGGGCTGACGGTCGTCATGTTGAGCGGTGATCACGAGCGGACAGCGCAGGCGGTGGCCCGAGAGGTCGGAATCGATCACGTCGTGGCCGGTGTCTTGCCGGACGGCAAGGTGGCCGAGATCCGGCGTTTGCGCGAGGTCGGTGAGGTTGTCGCCATGGTCGGCGACGGCATCAACGATGCACCGGCTTTGGCCCAGGCAGATGTGGGGATGGCGATCGGAACCGGGACGGACATCGCCATCGAAGCCGGTGATGTCACGCTGATGCGCGGCGACCTGCATGCCGTAGCTGCGGCGATCACGCTCGCCCGGCGGACGATGCGGGTGATGAAGCAGAATCTGTTCTGGGCGTTCATCTATAACGTGGTCGGCATTCCCGTCGCGGCCGGAGTCTTATACCCTTTCACCGGCCTGATGCTGAGCCCCGTGCTGGCGAGCGCGGCGATGGCCTTCAGCTCCGTCAGCGTCGT
Proteins encoded in this region:
- a CDS encoding P-type ATPase; its protein translation is MNQAGLSEQAGTSSPEQAGPLITIDRARPVATVGTKASVLSGLRKVAIPVQGMTCAACQSRVQRVLQAEAGVVDASVHLLLKQAVVTYDAAVTSEASLVEAINRTGYEAKPAARAQASFDEQEAQDLTQEEEYRALRRKALWSGAAGLLAMLLSMPLMAGHESDGHTGEFFLPLMRQTASWLSFATPAVWSYLLMILTVAVMASTGRHFYLRAWSAFRHGAADMNTLIAVGTGAAFSYSALATMVPEFFLNHGVRPDVYYEAVVMIIALILTGHTLEARAKRQTSLALRHLIALQPKVARVLRGEIESDVPLDEVRSGDIVVVRPGERLAVDGDIVSGASTVDESMLTGEAMPVEKQAGDRVIGGTINRSGAFRYQATTVGAESVLAHIVKLIREAQGSRAPIQKLADQVSAVFVPIVMTMSLTTWVVWFVAVDQASAVQAFAAAVAVLIIACPCAMGLAVPTALMVATGRGAEQGILIKGGEALQRAAGITTVVLDKTGTITEGKPSVTEVMTTEDGAWSDRDLLRLVGSLEVSSEHPVAEAMVRAARELMLPLAEAESFQSFAGRGAAAVVEGHAILVGNEGLMEDYAVPTASFRAKAQQLAGAGKTPLYVAVNGKPAGLIAVADPVKATSREAISRLKHMGLTVVMLSGDHERTAQAVAREVGIDHVVAGVLPDGKVAEIRRLREVGEVVAMVGDGINDAPALAQADVGMAIGTGTDIAIEAGDVTLMRGDLHAVAAAITLARRTMRVMKQNLFWAFIYNVVGIPVAAGVLYPFTGLMLSPVLASAAMAFSSVSVVMNSLRLRHMRVA